One Senegalia massiliensis DNA window includes the following coding sequences:
- the era gene encoding GTPase Era yields MKFKSGFITIIGRPNVGKSTLLNHIIGEKISIISDKPQTTRNKIQFIHTTKTSQMIFVDTPGIHKPKNKLGEFMNKEVSLALEDMDVLVWIVDDSMEIGPGDSRILKSLEDIHMPKILVINKIDKLSNGEVDKLIEKYNRKHNFEYIIPISAKQGKNVDTLIKNIEKLLPEGPKYYPEDMITDQQERIIISEIVREKTLRYLNEEVPHGIAVETTMMKERKDKNIIDIHSTIYCEKDSHKGIIIGKGGRKLKGIGKSAREDIEKFLNLKVNLQLWVKVNKNWREKENLIKRMGYKR; encoded by the coding sequence ATGAAATTTAAATCAGGTTTTATAACAATAATTGGTAGACCGAATGTAGGTAAATCTACATTATTAAATCATATAATAGGAGAAAAGATTTCTATAATATCAGACAAACCTCAAACTACAAGAAATAAAATACAATTTATACATACTACAAAAACAAGTCAAATGATTTTTGTAGATACTCCAGGTATTCATAAACCTAAAAATAAGTTAGGTGAATTTATGAATAAAGAAGTTTCTTTAGCATTAGAAGATATGGATGTATTAGTTTGGATAGTAGATGATAGTATGGAAATAGGACCAGGAGATAGCAGAATATTAAAATCACTTGAAGATATCCATATGCCTAAAATATTAGTAATCAATAAAATTGATAAATTATCCAATGGAGAAGTTGACAAATTAATAGAAAAGTATAATAGAAAACATAATTTCGAATATATAATTCCTATTTCTGCAAAACAGGGAAAGAATGTTGATACTTTAATTAAAAATATAGAAAAATTACTTCCTGAAGGACCTAAATATTATCCAGAAGATATGATAACAGATCAACAAGAAAGAATTATAATATCAGAAATTGTAAGAGAAAAAACATTAAGATATTTAAATGAAGAAGTTCCTCATGGGATAGCTGTAGAAACAACAATGATGAAAGAAAGAAAAGATAAAAATATAATTGATATTCATTCTACAATTTATTGTGAAAAAGACTCACATAAGGGTATAATAATAGGTAAAGGTGGTAGAAAACTTAAAGGTATAGGAAAAAGTGCAAGAGAAGATATAGAAAAATTTTTAAATCTAAAAGTTAATCTTCAACTTTGGGTAAAAGTTAATAAAAATTGGCGTGAAAAAGAAAATTTAATTAAACGTATGGGATATAAAAGGTAA
- the recO gene encoding DNA repair protein RecO, with translation MLFKVQGIVLKAINFNDWDKILTIYTKQHGKIQAIAKGVRRPKSKNISATQVFSLSEFILYKGKNLYNLNQSETIKSYYPLRDNLEKLSYASYILELTNAGLIEEETNIKIFELLLKTLDIIVEEEKYDQITRAFELKFISYLGYRPHLINCVNCHKDLENNIRFSLINSGALCNECKSIDRYSKKLDIQTLNIMKFLLFTPYEEILNIDINKNILKNIGEIMLSFISKNLDKTNFKSLNFINSLNI, from the coding sequence ATGTTATTTAAGGTTCAAGGGATAGTATTAAAAGCAATCAATTTTAATGATTGGGATAAAATACTTACTATATATACAAAACAACATGGTAAAATACAAGCTATTGCAAAAGGTGTAAGACGACCTAAAAGTAAAAATATATCAGCAACACAAGTATTTTCATTAAGTGAATTCATATTATATAAAGGAAAAAATTTATATAATTTAAATCAAAGTGAAACTATTAAATCTTACTATCCTTTAAGAGATAATTTAGAAAAGTTATCCTATGCTTCATATATATTGGAATTAACTAATGCTGGTTTAATTGAGGAAGAAACAAATATAAAGATATTTGAACTTTTACTTAAAACTTTAGATATAATAGTAGAAGAAGAAAAATATGATCAAATTACTAGAGCATTTGAATTGAAGTTTATATCTTATTTAGGATATAGACCTCATTTAATAAATTGTGTAAATTGTCATAAAGATTTAGAGAATAATATAAGATTTAGTTTAATAAATAGTGGAGCATTATGTAATGAATGTAAATCTATAGATAGATATTCAAAAAAATTAGATATACAAACTTTAAATATAATGAAGTTTTTGTTGTTTACTCCTTATGAAGAAATTTTAAATATAGATATAAATAAAAATATATTAAAAAATATAGGAGAGATAATGTTATCATTTATATCTAAAAATTTAGATAAAACAAATTTTAAATCTTTAAATTTCATAAATTCATTAAACATATAA
- a CDS encoding YqzL family protein, with product MLKNDMWKIFEATGKIDAYLYCKIDSENKEKIENKTFKSKLESDLHS from the coding sequence ATGTTAAAAAATGATATGTGGAAAATATTTGAAGCTACTGGAAAAATAGATGCGTATTTATATTGTAAAATTGATAGTGAAAACAAAGAAAAAATAGAAAATAAAACTTTTAAAAGTAAGTTAGAAAGTGATTTACACAGTTAA
- a CDS encoding PhoH family protein, with the protein MTESRYEKSIKINDEDFSRELYGDFDRNIKLIEEEFDIDIVSRQGEIKILGKKENVELVDTLIKKLIDIVKVEGKLTNQQIRYAITLVYEGKENKMKELLDDTVCVTYSGKTIKPKTLGQKRYIDSMAKNDLVFGIGPAGTGKTYLAVAKAVQAFKNKEVERIILTRPAVEAGEKLGFLPGDLQDKVDPYLRPVYDALFDIFGGEAFLKNRERGLIEIAPLAYMRGRTLDSAFVILDEAQNTTSEQMKMFLTRLGFGSKAIITGDITQVDLPYGKTSGLKQVTHILKGVKGIDFIYLSKQDVVRHKLVQRIIEAYENHEKKKK; encoded by the coding sequence TTGACAGAAAGTAGATATGAAAAGAGCATAAAGATAAATGATGAAGATTTTAGTAGGGAATTATACGGAGATTTTGATAGAAATATTAAACTAATAGAAGAAGAATTTGATATTGACATAGTATCTCGTCAAGGTGAAATAAAAATTTTAGGGAAAAAAGAAAATGTAGAACTTGTGGATACCCTAATAAAAAAATTAATAGACATAGTAAAAGTAGAAGGTAAACTTACAAACCAACAAATTAGATATGCAATAACACTTGTATATGAAGGAAAAGAAAACAAAATGAAAGAACTATTAGATGATACAGTATGTGTTACTTACTCAGGTAAAACTATAAAACCTAAAACACTAGGGCAAAAAAGATACATAGATTCTATGGCTAAAAATGATCTAGTATTTGGAATAGGTCCTGCAGGAACAGGTAAGACTTATTTAGCTGTTGCAAAAGCAGTTCAAGCATTTAAAAACAAAGAAGTAGAAAGAATAATTTTAACAAGACCAGCAGTAGAAGCTGGAGAAAAACTAGGATTTTTACCAGGTGATTTACAAGACAAAGTAGACCCTTATTTAAGACCTGTTTATGATGCATTATTTGATATATTTGGTGGAGAAGCCTTTTTGAAAAATAGAGAAAGAGGTTTAATAGAGATAGCACCACTTGCATATATGAGAGGTAGAACACTTGATTCAGCATTTGTGATACTAGATGAAGCACAGAATACTACATCTGAACAAATGAAAATGTTTTTGACAAGACTAGGTTTTGGTTCAAAAGCAATTATAACTGGTGATATAACACAAGTAGATTTACCATATGGAAAGACATCAGGATTAAAGCAAGTTACTCATATTTTAAAAGGTGTAAAAGGAATTGACTTTATATATCTTAGCAAACAAGATGTTGTAAGACATAAACTAGTACAAAGGATTATAGAAGCTTATGAAAATCATGAGAAAAAGAAAAAATAA
- a CDS encoding hemolysin family protein, with protein sequence MSDNFLYVRLGILFILLILSGIFSSSETAITTLKIARIRKLRESDQKKALLLERIKKQINIMLSTILIGNNLVNILATAILTEVTVEIFQGSSSTLVSTGIMTILILIFGEITPKTYAAQNPEKISVLIARPLILLSLIFKPILIVLNFITGFFIKLMGGDINNTGPFVTEEEIRSLVDVGEEEGVVKLQEKEMIENIFEIDHIDVGDVMVPRIDIIAVSEDDSMEVALEKITKYGHSRIPVYKESIDDIVGILYAKDVLPFIGFKDVNLNETKIVDIMRNAYYVPETKKVNKLLRELQYHKVHMAIVLDEYGGTEGLVTIEDILEEIVGDILDEYDVDVDLIEKINENTYNVKAEVSLEDINELFKTDFPEEEFDSLGGYIFNTLGRVPVKGDKLDSDKINITVKKVTNRRVILVEITKKNQG encoded by the coding sequence TTGTCAGATAATTTTTTATACGTACGTTTAGGTATTTTATTTATACTTTTAATATTGTCAGGAATATTTTCTAGTTCAGAGACAGCAATAACCACTTTAAAAATTGCAAGAATAAGAAAATTAAGAGAAAGCGATCAAAAAAAAGCATTATTACTTGAGAGAATAAAAAAGCAGATAAATATAATGCTATCTACAATTTTAATAGGAAATAATTTAGTTAATATATTAGCTACTGCAATACTTACAGAAGTTACAGTTGAGATTTTTCAAGGAAGTAGTTCTACGCTTGTTTCTACAGGAATTATGACTATATTAATATTAATATTTGGAGAAATAACCCCCAAAACATATGCAGCACAAAATCCAGAGAAAATATCTGTTTTAATAGCAAGACCATTAATTTTACTTTCATTAATATTCAAACCTATATTGATAGTATTAAATTTTATTACTGGGTTTTTCATAAAACTTATGGGTGGAGATATAAATAATACTGGACCATTTGTAACAGAAGAAGAAATACGTTCTCTTGTTGATGTAGGAGAAGAAGAAGGGGTAGTAAAACTACAGGAAAAAGAGATGATAGAAAATATATTTGAAATAGACCATATTGATGTAGGAGATGTAATGGTACCAAGAATAGATATTATAGCAGTTTCAGAAGATGATAGCATGGAAGTTGCATTAGAAAAGATCACTAAATATGGTCATTCTAGAATACCTGTATATAAAGAAAGTATAGATGATATAGTAGGAATACTTTATGCTAAAGATGTACTTCCTTTTATTGGATTTAAAGATGTCAATTTAAATGAAACTAAAATAGTAGATATAATGAGAAATGCATACTATGTACCTGAAACAAAAAAAGTAAATAAGCTCTTAAGAGAACTTCAATATCATAAAGTTCATATGGCAATAGTATTAGATGAATATGGTGGAACAGAAGGATTAGTTACAATAGAAGATATATTAGAAGAAATAGTAGGAGATATATTAGATGAATATGATGTTGATGTAGATTTAATAGAAAAAATTAATGAAAATACTTATAATGTAAAGGCAGAAGTATCTTTGGAAGATATAAATGAATTATTTAAAACTGATTTTCCAGAAGAAGAATTTGATTCTTTAGGTGGTTATATATTTAATACATTAGGAAGAGTTCCAGTAAAAGGAGATAAATTAGATAGTGATAAAATAAATATAACAGTTAAAAAAGTTACAAACAGGAGAGTAATATTAGTAGAAATAACTAAAAAAAATCAGGGGTGA
- a CDS encoding diacylglycerol kinase: MKRLIDSFNYAVQGIIYTLKTQRNMRIHFFVMTLILILSLFFNFSKLELLSLFFAISLVIIAEMINTAVEKTIDMFTSEFHPLAKIAKNVAAGAVLVAALNSIMVGYLLFFDRVNPFTKSIIFKIRSSPVHLTFICILLITIITVVIKTVTQTGTPFKGGIISGHAALAFTISTVVTFLTENILIATLSFMLSILVGQSRIEGEIHTFFQVVNGALLGILITVLIFQLL; encoded by the coding sequence ATGAAAAGACTAATAGATAGTTTCAACTATGCAGTACAGGGAATTATCTATACACTAAAAACACAAAGAAATATGAGAATACATTTTTTTGTTATGACACTTATATTAATATTAAGTTTGTTTTTTAATTTTTCAAAACTTGAACTATTATCATTATTTTTTGCTATATCATTGGTTATAATAGCAGAGATGATAAATACAGCTGTAGAAAAAACTATAGATATGTTTACAAGCGAGTTTCATCCTTTAGCAAAAATTGCAAAAAATGTTGCAGCGGGAGCAGTATTAGTTGCAGCACTTAATTCTATAATGGTAGGATATCTTTTATTTTTTGATAGAGTAAATCCTTTTACAAAGTCAATAATATTTAAAATAAGATCTTCTCCTGTACATCTTACTTTCATATGCATATTACTTATAACTATAATTACTGTTGTAATAAAGACTGTTACACAAACAGGAACACCTTTTAAAGGTGGGATTATAAGTGGTCACGCTGCTTTAGCCTTTACTATATCAACAGTAGTGACTTTTTTAACAGAGAATATATTGATTGCAACACTTAGTTTTATGCTATCAATTTTAGTAGGACAAAGTAGAATAGAAGGAGAAATACATACTTTTTTTCAAGTAGTTAATGGAGCATTATTGGGTATATTAATAACTGTATTAATATTTCAATTATTATAG
- a CDS encoding cytidine deaminase: protein MKKQELINSALKAKEMAYVPYSKFRVGAAVLTEEDKIYTGCNIESASYTPTNCAERTAIFKAVSEGYKNFKAIAITGDSEYTFPCGVCRQVMREFSKDLTIYIVKNQNEYKEFTLEELLPYSFGPEDLIEDIIKDGKDEI, encoded by the coding sequence ATGAAAAAACAAGAGTTAATAAATTCAGCATTAAAAGCAAAAGAAATGGCATATGTTCCTTACTCTAAATTTAGAGTAGGAGCAGCTGTTTTAACGGAGGAAGATAAAATATATACGGGATGTAACATAGAATCAGCAAGTTACACACCTACTAATTGTGCTGAAAGAACAGCTATATTTAAAGCTGTATCAGAAGGATATAAAAACTTTAAAGCAATAGCTATAACCGGAGATTCTGAATATACATTTCCTTGTGGAGTTTGTAGACAAGTCATGAGAGAATTTTCAAAGGACTTGACAATTTATATAGTGAAAAATCAAAATGAATATAAAGAATTTACATTAGAAGAATTGCTCCCATATAGTTTTGGGCCAGAAGATTTAATAGAAGACATAATAAAGGATGGTAAAGATGAAATTTAA
- the ybeY gene encoding rRNA maturation RNase YbeY, producing MEVYIDNRQTEILLDEKIEEIINSVIKECLDYEKYGFNYEISVSFVNNIEIKELNKRFRGKDKETDVLSFPMEDELEGQDYLPTLGDIVISIEKANEQAKEYGHSLEREIAYLTAHSMFHLMGYDHLTDSEKIIMRRKEKDVMKNLRIFRNN from the coding sequence ATGGAAGTTTATATTGATAATAGACAAACAGAAATATTATTAGATGAAAAAATTGAAGAGATTATAAATAGTGTAATAAAGGAATGTTTAGATTATGAAAAATATGGATTCAATTATGAAATAAGCGTTTCATTTGTGAATAATATAGAGATTAAAGAATTAAATAAAAGATTCCGCGGGAAAGATAAAGAAACTGATGTGTTGTCATTCCCAATGGAAGATGAATTAGAAGGACAAGATTATTTGCCAACTTTAGGTGATATTGTAATATCTATAGAAAAGGCAAATGAACAAGCAAAAGAATATGGCCATAGCTTAGAAAGAGAGATAGCTTACCTTACAGCTCATAGTATGTTCCACCTTATGGGGTATGATCATTTAACAGATAGTGAAAAAATTATTATGAGAAGGAAAGAAAAAGATGTCATGAAAAATTTAAGAATTTTTAGAAATAATTAG
- a CDS encoding DUF3048 domain-containing protein translates to MKKLILFLVIILLILGVGCNDKEIEQGNSLENTEENEDGSNNNGAENGFFSPLSGIKTKNDLKNERPVAIMFDNQKDARWQAGLSEAEIVYEFLVEGNITRYMGIFLRNNPDVIGPVRSARPYYLRALLEYNAIYVHCGGSPEAKEQIISFGIDEADCMSAPGYVFYRNNEVGKKSPHNLYTNMEDIRKYEKEKGFNTEPNYEAFLFNENSQDIEGEVANTLKINYSKHNTTSYKYDEEIGKYIRYKDGEIHIDENNSNNLTATNIIIQEANKKVIDDQGRLYIETVGKGKGKYFTRGNYININWEKEDEYSKTKYFDESGNRIKLNPGMTWIQVTRINPEIKITE, encoded by the coding sequence TTGAAAAAATTAATTTTATTTTTAGTAATTATTTTATTAATATTGGGTGTAGGATGTAACGACAAAGAAATTGAACAAGGTAATAGTTTAGAAAATACAGAAGAAAATGAAGATGGATCTAATAATAATGGAGCTGAAAATGGTTTTTTTTCACCATTAAGTGGAATAAAAACAAAAAATGATCTAAAAAATGAAAGACCAGTAGCCATAATGTTTGACAATCAAAAAGATGCAAGATGGCAAGCAGGACTTAGTGAAGCAGAAATAGTATATGAATTCTTAGTTGAAGGAAATATCACAAGATATATGGGGATATTTCTTAGAAATAATCCTGATGTAATAGGTCCAGTTAGAAGTGCAAGGCCATATTATTTACGAGCTTTGCTTGAATATAATGCTATATATGTTCATTGTGGTGGGAGTCCAGAAGCAAAAGAACAAATAATAAGTTTTGGAATTGATGAAGCTGATTGTATGAGTGCTCCAGGGTATGTTTTTTATAGAAATAATGAAGTAGGTAAAAAATCACCACATAATTTATATACCAATATGGAAGATATAAGAAAATACGAAAAAGAAAAAGGTTTTAATACAGAGCCTAATTATGAGGCATTCCTATTTAATGAAAATTCCCAAGATATAGAAGGAGAAGTTGCAAATACATTGAAAATAAATTATTCTAAACATAATACAACAAGTTATAAATATGATGAAGAAATAGGAAAATATATTAGATATAAAGATGGTGAAATTCATATAGATGAAAATAATAGTAACAATTTAACAGCTACAAATATAATAATTCAAGAAGCAAATAAAAAAGTTATAGATGATCAAGGAAGACTCTATATAGAGACAGTTGGAAAGGGAAAAGGAAAATACTTTACTAGAGGTAATTACATAAATATAAACTGGGAAAAAGAAGATGAATATTCTAAGACAAAATATTTTGATGAATCAGGAAATAGGATAAAGTTAAATCCAGGTATGACTTGGATTCAAGTAACCCGAATCAATCCAGAAATAAAAATAACAGAGTAG